The following are encoded in a window of Sutcliffiella horikoshii genomic DNA:
- a CDS encoding metal ABC transporter solute-binding protein, Zn/Mn family, which yields MKLKKLLGKLLLVGALGLGLTACSSGANSDEKETIQVTTTIAQIADIVENIGGDKVEVESLMGPGIDPHLYQASQGDLSKLNDADIIFYNGLRLEGRMGEILNKMTEEKPTIAVAESVPTEMLLVAEGEADKMDPHVWFDISLWLYAVEEVKDSLIEQDEENADYYEENAAAYIEELEELDAYAKKQIATIPQESRVLVTAHDAFKYFGEAYDMEVTGLQGLSTDAEFGLNDVRSIVDLLVERNIKAVFVESSISEDSINAVVQGAESRGHTVEIGGELYSDAMGAAGTETGTYLGMFRHNIETIVNSLK from the coding sequence ATGAAATTGAAAAAACTTTTGGGGAAATTGTTACTAGTTGGAGCTCTTGGACTTGGATTGACAGCCTGTTCTTCCGGAGCGAATAGTGATGAAAAGGAAACAATTCAAGTTACTACCACTATCGCTCAGATAGCTGATATTGTGGAAAACATCGGTGGAGATAAAGTGGAAGTAGAAAGTTTGATGGGACCAGGAATCGACCCTCACTTGTACCAAGCATCCCAAGGGGATTTAAGCAAACTGAATGATGCAGATATCATTTTTTATAATGGGCTTAGACTAGAGGGGAGAATGGGCGAAATCCTGAATAAGATGACAGAAGAAAAGCCGACAATTGCGGTCGCAGAGTCTGTACCTACTGAAATGCTTTTAGTTGCAGAAGGGGAAGCAGATAAGATGGATCCGCATGTTTGGTTTGATATTTCCCTTTGGTTGTATGCCGTAGAAGAAGTGAAAGATTCACTCATTGAACAAGATGAAGAAAATGCAGACTATTATGAAGAGAATGCAGCTGCTTATATAGAGGAATTAGAAGAACTGGATGCATACGCGAAGAAACAAATAGCAACAATCCCACAAGAGAGCAGAGTGCTTGTAACAGCTCATGATGCATTTAAATATTTTGGAGAAGCATACGATATGGAAGTGACAGGACTTCAAGGCTTAAGTACGGATGCAGAGTTTGGTTTGAATGATGTGCGTTCCATTGTAGATTTACTGGTCGAAAGAAACATAAAAGCAGTATTCGTAGAAAGCAGTATTTCTGAAGACTCCATTAATGCAGTCGTTCAAGGTGCAGAAAGCAGAGGGCACACGGTTGAAATTGGCGGGGAATTGTACTCTGATGCTATGGGAGCTGCAGGAACAGAAACGGGAACATATTTAGGAATGTTCCGACATAATATCGAAACAATCGTAAATTCATTAAAGTAA
- a CDS encoding isochorismate synthase, whose product MITIPFHHIVSLWEEAKVKAASINQSVLISYTKKIEQQDPLHFFQKSEQFFEGQRFFWSNPDHSHMMVGAGVTAEFTADGEDDRYHAIETQWKRFIRQAICNEDTHSIGPVMYGGFSFDPKKDKTKLWDQFADALFILPTFMLTKVEGNTYITINYLSDCDESVLKELVMQEEELLNRSSIKHVNTTSIVKCLEMDPMEWKESISKVTEKISDGQMDKVVLARELRVLFQDKVNVTPVLENLMEEQANSYLFTVERGTDCFLGATPEQLVKKQGNKVQSMCLAGSIARGESVEEDAQLGSALLTDEKNMHEHDLVVQMIRASLEKVCENVRTPSEPNLYKMKHIQHLHTPVTAESNDGCSLSGLIKLLHPTPALGGFPQEISLQTIREVERLDRGWYAGPLGWMDWKEDGEFVVAIRSGLLQEREASLFAGCGIVGDSDPESEYQETQIKFRPMLSALGGNLTQ is encoded by the coding sequence ATGATTACAATACCATTTCATCATATAGTGAGTTTATGGGAGGAAGCGAAAGTAAAAGCGGCCTCGATAAACCAGTCGGTCTTAATTAGTTATACTAAAAAAATAGAACAGCAAGATCCCTTGCATTTTTTTCAGAAAAGTGAGCAATTCTTTGAAGGACAAAGGTTCTTTTGGTCAAACCCTGATCATTCGCATATGATGGTCGGTGCAGGTGTGACAGCGGAATTCACTGCAGATGGAGAAGATGACAGGTATCATGCCATTGAAACACAATGGAAGCGTTTTATCCGGCAGGCAATTTGCAACGAAGATACACATTCGATTGGTCCTGTTATGTATGGAGGCTTTTCCTTTGATCCAAAAAAGGATAAAACAAAACTATGGGACCAATTTGCAGACGCGTTATTTATATTACCAACCTTTATGCTTACAAAAGTAGAAGGAAACACCTATATTACCATCAATTATTTAAGTGATTGTGATGAAAGTGTACTGAAAGAATTGGTTATGCAAGAAGAGGAGCTGTTAAATCGCTCTTCTATTAAGCATGTCAACACGACTTCCATTGTAAAGTGTCTTGAAATGGATCCAATGGAGTGGAAAGAGTCCATTTCTAAAGTGACGGAGAAAATATCAGACGGGCAGATGGATAAAGTCGTACTTGCAAGAGAATTGCGAGTCCTTTTCCAAGATAAGGTAAACGTTACCCCGGTATTGGAAAACCTGATGGAAGAGCAAGCAAACAGTTACTTATTTACGGTGGAAAGAGGGACCGATTGCTTCCTTGGTGCGACACCAGAACAGTTGGTGAAGAAACAGGGCAACAAGGTTCAGTCCATGTGTTTAGCAGGATCGATTGCCAGAGGGGAATCGGTGGAAGAAGATGCACAACTAGGCAGCGCTTTACTTACGGATGAGAAAAACATGCATGAACATGACCTTGTAGTGCAAATGATACGTGCTTCGTTAGAGAAGGTTTGTGAAAATGTGCGTACACCATCGGAACCAAATCTTTACAAAATGAAACATATCCAGCATTTACACACGCCTGTAACGGCGGAATCTAACGATGGCTGCAGCCTTTCAGGTCTAATAAAACTACTTCATCCAACACCGGCATTAGGTGGATTTCCGCAAGAGATTTCCCTTCAAACAATAAGAGAAGTGGAAAGACTTGATAGAGGTTGGTATGCAGGACCGCTTGGCTGGATGGACTGGAAAGAAGATGGAGAATTTGTGGTCGCTATTCGTTCGGGTTTGCTTCAGGAAAGAGAAGCATCCTTGTTTGCTGGATGTGGAATTGTTGGCGATTCTGACCCGGAAAGCGAATATCAAGAGACACAGATCAAATTCCGTCCAATGTTATCAGCACTAGGGGGCAACTTGACACAATGA
- the menD gene encoding 2-succinyl-5-enolpyruvyl-6-hydroxy-3-cyclohexene-1-carboxylic-acid synthase: protein MNSTNDMTYYLAAFVDELVKSGLEDAVISPGSRSTPIALLLAEHPKVNITVLIDERSAAFYALGLAKTKNKPVAILCTSGTAATNYYPAIVEAHQSRIPIIVLTADRPHELRDVGAPQAIDQLKMYGDYVKWFVEMSLPEDTSSMIRYARTMAARAAGTSLSAPKGPVHLNFPLREPLIPDLEADDLWSKYKESNESIVEVNVGDYSISDNQARFFAMLMSERKKGVIVCGEMAQSKIEAFSSAITELSQTLQYPIFADPLSGLRTGTHEKDFVIEGYDAFLRSDEVKKNLEPEIIIRFGAMPVSKSLMQYISKSSNAIQIVVDGDGGWRDPTLQASYMVHAEETLFCHKVLESLTARDAFEWVDGIKSLNDVTKKILSEEQMESGMFEGRIISELQAMLPDSSAIFVGNSMPIRDVDTFLYKEDKKLTVLANRGANGIDGVVSTALAASNAYENLVLVIGDLSFYHDMNGLLAAKLLKLNITIVLVNNNGGGIFSFLPQSKVEKHFEALFGTPTGMNFEHAVKLYEGDYMRAEDWPSFQKAVSYSINNKGLKVIEVPTNRAENEDIHRKLWKNVSQEMISIMEKEE from the coding sequence ATGAATTCAACGAATGACATGACCTATTACCTTGCAGCATTTGTAGATGAATTAGTAAAAAGTGGGCTGGAGGACGCTGTAATAAGCCCAGGTTCTCGTTCCACTCCAATTGCCCTTCTTTTGGCGGAACATCCAAAGGTCAATATTACGGTTCTAATTGATGAGCGATCTGCGGCTTTTTATGCACTAGGCCTCGCAAAGACAAAGAATAAACCAGTTGCCATTCTTTGTACGTCAGGTACTGCAGCAACCAATTATTATCCTGCCATTGTGGAAGCTCATCAATCCAGAATTCCAATTATTGTCTTAACAGCAGACCGCCCTCATGAGCTACGTGATGTTGGTGCACCGCAGGCGATCGATCAATTGAAAATGTATGGGGACTATGTGAAATGGTTTGTTGAGATGTCCCTGCCAGAAGATACGAGCAGCATGATCCGCTACGCGCGGACGATGGCGGCTCGAGCTGCGGGTACTTCCCTTAGCGCTCCTAAAGGACCAGTACACCTTAATTTCCCTTTACGTGAACCTTTGATTCCAGACCTTGAAGCAGATGACCTTTGGTCCAAATACAAAGAAAGTAATGAATCAATCGTAGAGGTGAATGTAGGAGATTATTCCATTTCTGATAATCAGGCTCGTTTTTTTGCCATGCTCATGAGCGAACGAAAAAAAGGAGTTATTGTTTGTGGAGAGATGGCACAGTCAAAAATTGAAGCATTTTCTAGTGCGATTACGGAACTCTCACAAACCTTGCAATATCCAATTTTCGCCGATCCATTATCAGGGTTAAGAACGGGAACGCATGAAAAAGACTTCGTAATAGAAGGCTATGATGCTTTTTTGCGTTCAGATGAAGTGAAAAAGAACCTCGAACCAGAGATCATTATCCGTTTTGGGGCAATGCCAGTATCAAAATCTTTGATGCAATACATAAGCAAGTCTAGTAATGCAATACAGATTGTCGTGGACGGAGACGGTGGGTGGAGAGATCCAACCCTGCAAGCAAGTTATATGGTTCATGCCGAAGAAACGCTTTTCTGCCATAAGGTATTGGAGAGTTTAACAGCACGAGATGCCTTTGAATGGGTAGATGGTATCAAATCGTTAAATGACGTGACAAAAAAGATACTTTCCGAAGAACAGATGGAAAGCGGGATGTTCGAGGGAAGAATTATTTCAGAACTTCAAGCAATGTTGCCTGATAGTTCGGCCATTTTTGTTGGAAACAGTATGCCTATTCGTGATGTGGATACCTTTTTATATAAAGAAGATAAAAAACTTACTGTGCTTGCCAACAGGGGAGCCAATGGGATCGATGGTGTAGTTTCCACTGCACTTGCAGCAAGTAACGCTTACGAAAACCTGGTACTAGTTATTGGCGATTTATCTTTCTATCATGATATGAACGGCCTGCTTGCCGCTAAGCTACTAAAGCTCAATATTACCATTGTGCTTGTAAATAATAATGGTGGGGGGATCTTCTCTTTCCTTCCGCAGTCAAAAGTGGAAAAGCATTTTGAAGCGTTGTTTGGCACTCCGACAGGTATGAATTTTGAACATGCGGTAAAATTATACGAAGGCGATTACATGAGAGCGGAAGATTGGCCTTCTTTCCAAAAGGCAGTATCATATTCCATTAACAATAAAGGCTTAAAAGTAATTGAAGTTCCGACAAATCGTGCAGAGAATGAAGACATTCATCGGAAATTGTGGAAAAATGTTTCCCAGGAAATGATTTCGATCATGGAGAAAGAAGAATGA
- a CDS encoding metal ABC transporter ATP-binding protein, translating into MEPVKIENLTVAYHRKPVLKEISFSVPEGKLIGIIGPNGAGKSTLIKAALELIPKASGTISIYGKSYRSQRKLIGYVPQRGSVDWDFPTNALDVVLMGRYGHIGWMKRPNKKDIEFAYECLDKVGMKEYGTRQISQLSGGQQQRVFLARALAQDASVYFMDEPFVGVDAATEKAIITILNELKAQGKTVLVVHHDLQTVKEYFDWVLLLNLRKIAIGPTEEVFTMDNLQKTYGGRLAFLDQNHAIVEQ; encoded by the coding sequence ATGGAGCCAGTCAAAATAGAAAATTTAACAGTCGCTTATCATCGTAAACCTGTATTAAAAGAAATTAGTTTCAGTGTACCTGAAGGGAAACTTATTGGGATTATCGGACCGAATGGTGCCGGAAAATCTACATTAATCAAGGCGGCTTTGGAATTAATTCCAAAGGCGTCTGGTACTATATCAATCTATGGAAAGTCATACAGATCACAGCGTAAATTAATCGGTTATGTTCCACAGCGTGGATCTGTTGATTGGGACTTTCCTACAAATGCATTGGATGTAGTCCTGATGGGGAGATACGGTCATATTGGTTGGATGAAAAGGCCGAATAAAAAAGATATTGAGTTCGCTTATGAGTGCCTTGATAAAGTGGGCATGAAAGAATACGGTACTCGCCAGATCAGTCAACTTTCAGGCGGGCAGCAACAACGAGTGTTCTTAGCAAGAGCACTTGCTCAGGACGCAAGTGTGTATTTCATGGATGAACCATTTGTCGGGGTAGATGCGGCGACAGAGAAAGCAATCATTACCATTCTCAATGAACTGAAAGCACAAGGGAAGACAGTGCTGGTAGTACATCATGATCTTCAGACAGTAAAGGAGTATTTTGATTGGGTGTTACTGCTTAATCTCAGAAAAATTGCGATAGGTCCAACTGAAGAAGTATTTACGATGGATAACTTGCAAAAAACGTATGGTGGACGGTTGGCCTTTTTAGACCAAAATCATGCCATTGTCGAACAATAG
- a CDS encoding 1,4-dihydroxy-2-naphthoate polyprenyltransferase: MQPQTIQTETSFQAPTEKRWKVWWNLLRPHTLTAAFVPVFIGTALALYDTSIDWPLFFAMLLASLLIQAATNMINEYYDYKKGLDNEHSVGIGGAIVRHGVKPSTVLQLAFAFFGIATLLGVYICMNSTWWLAAIGTACMAAGYFYTGGPYPIAYTPFGEIVAGFFMGFVIILISFYIQTGTISDTAMLISIPVSILVGAILLANNIRDIVGDEENGRKTVAILLGRKNAILLLAVMFIVSYALIVLFISLGYASFWLLLVFLSVAKPLSAIKGFTNNNSNVTMMPAMVATAKTNTIFGFLLGIGLVIGYFV, from the coding sequence ATGCAACCTCAGACAATTCAAACAGAGACAAGCTTTCAAGCACCTACAGAAAAAAGATGGAAGGTATGGTGGAACCTGCTGCGTCCACATACTTTAACTGCGGCGTTTGTTCCTGTATTTATCGGAACAGCACTTGCTCTTTATGACACCAGCATTGATTGGCCTTTATTTTTTGCCATGTTACTGGCCAGCCTGTTAATACAGGCAGCGACTAATATGATCAATGAGTATTACGATTATAAAAAGGGACTCGATAATGAACATTCAGTAGGTATCGGCGGTGCCATTGTAAGGCACGGGGTAAAACCATCCACCGTCCTTCAACTCGCATTCGCGTTCTTCGGCATCGCTACATTACTTGGCGTGTATATTTGCATGAATAGCACATGGTGGTTGGCCGCCATCGGAACCGCTTGTATGGCAGCAGGTTATTTCTACACAGGAGGCCCCTACCCTATTGCATATACCCCATTCGGAGAAATTGTAGCAGGATTTTTCATGGGATTTGTTATTATTCTTATTTCTTTCTACATCCAGACAGGCACCATTTCAGATACTGCGATGTTAATTTCCATCCCGGTCTCCATTCTTGTCGGAGCCATTTTGTTAGCAAATAACATTCGCGATATTGTCGGTGACGAAGAGAATGGCCGAAAAACAGTAGCGATTTTACTTGGCAGAAAGAATGCCATCCTGCTACTAGCTGTCATGTTTATTGTGTCTTATGCACTTATTGTACTCTTTATTTCACTCGGTTACGCGTCATTTTGGTTATTATTAGTTTTCTTATCTGTTGCTAAGCCACTTTCTGCTATTAAAGGTTTCACAAACAATAACAGCAATGTGACGATGATGCCGGCAATGGTGGCAACCGCAAAAACGAATACTATTTTTGGCTTTTTGCTTGGAATCGGACTTGTGATTGGTTACTTTGTATAA
- the menB gene encoding 1,4-dihydroxy-2-naphthoyl-CoA synthase: MAREWIAGPKQFEDILYETYNGIAKITINRPEVHNAFRPKTVMELIEAFAYARDDSSVGVIILTGAGDKAFCSGGDQKVRGHGGYVGEDEIPRLNVLDLQRLIRVTPKPVVAMVAGWAIGGGHVLHVVCDLTIAADNARFGQTGPKVGSFDAGYGSGYLARIVGHKKAREIWYLCRQYDAKEALDMGLVNTVVPLERLEDETVQWCQEMLENSPTALRFLKAAMNADTDGLAGIQQFAGDATLLYYTTEEAKEGRDAFKEKRKPDFGQFPRFP, encoded by the coding sequence ATGGCAAGAGAATGGATAGCAGGACCAAAACAATTTGAAGACATTTTATATGAAACATATAACGGGATCGCGAAAATTACGATCAACCGTCCGGAAGTACATAATGCATTCCGTCCGAAAACAGTAATGGAACTAATTGAAGCGTTCGCGTATGCACGTGACGATTCTAGCGTTGGCGTCATTATTTTAACTGGTGCTGGAGACAAAGCGTTTTGTTCCGGTGGAGACCAAAAAGTACGCGGACATGGCGGTTATGTTGGGGAAGATGAGATTCCACGCTTGAACGTACTTGACCTTCAACGTCTAATCCGTGTAACACCAAAACCAGTAGTAGCAATGGTTGCAGGCTGGGCAATTGGTGGCGGACATGTATTGCATGTAGTATGTGATTTAACAATTGCTGCTGACAATGCACGCTTTGGACAGACTGGCCCTAAAGTGGGAAGCTTTGATGCTGGTTACGGTTCCGGATACCTTGCGCGTATCGTTGGACATAAGAAAGCGCGTGAAATCTGGTACCTATGCCGTCAATACGATGCGAAGGAAGCATTGGATATGGGGCTAGTGAACACGGTTGTTCCTTTGGAGCGTTTAGAAGATGAAACAGTACAATGGTGTCAAGAAATGTTAGAAAACAGTCCGACTGCTCTACGTTTCTTGAAGGCTGCCATGAATGCAGACACAGATGGCTTGGCTGGTATCCAACAGTTTGCTGGAGACGCTACATTATTGTATTACACAACGGAAGAGGCAAAAGAAGGCCGCGATGCTTTTAAAGAAAAAAGAAAGCCGGACTTTGGACAATTCCCTCGTTTCCCTTAA
- the menC gene encoding o-succinylbenzoate synthase, whose protein sequence is MMKIKKVDLFLTSMKLVQPFRTHQETVADRQSILVKVTDDEGHSGWGEVVAFSSPWYTEETIETAWHMLTEFFIPTIIQGEWKSPREVNEALSRWKRNQMAKAGIEMAVWDLFAKRDSVSLAEYIGGVRKEVKAGIVVSMDSPERMLSTIESRIIEGYERIKVKIDPTNDYEMLKVIKDAYPDIALLADANSAYSLKDVERLKNLDSLKLLMIEQPLAADDIVEHAELQKILSTPVCLDESIVSLHDARNAIKLGSCKVMSIKIGRVGGLANAIDIYNLCEEHDIPVWCGGMLETGISRAFHIALASLPNFTIPGDLSASSRYWEQDVIIPEVVVEHGNVKVPEGPGIGFKVDETFIEQITKRKATFHA, encoded by the coding sequence TTGATGAAAATAAAGAAGGTTGATTTATTCCTGACATCTATGAAATTAGTTCAACCGTTTCGAACTCACCAGGAAACAGTTGCAGATAGACAGAGCATTTTAGTTAAAGTTACGGATGACGAAGGACACTCTGGGTGGGGAGAAGTGGTTGCATTTTCTTCTCCATGGTATACAGAGGAAACCATTGAAACTGCTTGGCATATGTTGACTGAGTTTTTTATCCCTACAATTATCCAGGGAGAATGGAAGTCGCCGCGAGAAGTGAATGAAGCTCTTTCACGTTGGAAGCGAAATCAGATGGCCAAGGCCGGCATAGAGATGGCCGTGTGGGATCTATTCGCTAAGAGGGACAGTGTTTCATTGGCTGAGTATATTGGTGGAGTTCGCAAAGAGGTGAAAGCTGGAATAGTAGTGAGCATGGATTCTCCAGAGAGGATGCTTTCCACCATTGAGAGTAGAATAATAGAAGGTTATGAACGCATTAAGGTGAAAATAGATCCGACAAACGATTACGAGATGCTTAAAGTGATAAAAGATGCTTATCCTGATATTGCTTTACTTGCAGATGCAAACTCTGCCTATTCGCTAAAGGATGTAGAGCGGCTAAAAAACTTAGATTCATTGAAATTGCTGATGATTGAACAACCACTTGCCGCGGATGATATTGTGGAGCATGCGGAATTGCAAAAGATTTTATCTACTCCGGTTTGCTTGGATGAGAGTATTGTTAGCCTTCATGATGCAAGAAACGCCATAAAGCTTGGCAGCTGCAAAGTGATGAGTATTAAAATCGGCAGGGTAGGCGGACTGGCTAACGCGATCGACATCTATAACTTATGTGAGGAGCATGACATTCCTGTCTGGTGTGGGGGAATGTTGGAGACGGGGATTTCGAGAGCCTTTCATATCGCCCTTGCTTCTTTGCCCAACTTTACTATTCCAGGGGATCTTTCTGCCTCAAGCCGTTATTGGGAACAGGATGTCATTATACCGGAAGTGGTAGTGGAGCATGGCAATGTAAAGGTGCCTGAAGGACCAGGCATCGGCTTCAAAGTGGATGAAACGTTTATAGAACAAATTACTAAACGAAAAGCTACCTTTCATGCATAG
- the menH gene encoding 2-succinyl-6-hydroxy-2,4-cyclohexadiene-1-carboxylate synthase, with protein sequence MEINGVYYHVEKIGDGPHHVLMLHGFTGNGRSFQDVIEGFENREDYTFILVDQLGHGKTDAPAHHERYKMEKMLVDLKSILDRLSISSVSIYGYSMGGRVALSFAVAYPELVSKLVLESASPGLEKMEDRSARKEADEKLAERIEKDGVKSFVDFWTDIPLFQSQKSLTAVKQEYIYQQRLNNSPVGLANSLRGLGTGVQHSNWSYLDKIECPVLLAAGEWDEKFVFIAQEMKKRIEKSGFFKINGAGHAIHVEQPRKFGKIVSEFLSN encoded by the coding sequence ATGGAGATTAACGGGGTATACTATCATGTAGAGAAAATCGGTGATGGTCCCCACCATGTTCTTATGCTGCACGGTTTTACTGGAAACGGAAGAAGTTTTCAAGACGTAATAGAAGGTTTTGAAAATAGGGAAGACTATACTTTTATATTGGTAGATCAGCTTGGGCATGGAAAAACTGATGCACCGGCTCACCATGAGCGCTATAAAATGGAAAAGATGCTTGTTGACTTGAAATCTATTTTGGATAGATTAAGTATTTCTTCGGTATCTATCTATGGATATTCTATGGGAGGAAGGGTGGCGCTTTCTTTTGCGGTTGCCTATCCCGAGCTGGTATCGAAATTAGTGCTAGAAAGTGCGTCTCCTGGCCTGGAAAAGATGGAGGACAGGAGCGCAAGGAAAGAAGCGGATGAAAAGCTTGCAGAGAGAATTGAAAAAGACGGGGTGAAATCCTTCGTTGATTTTTGGACAGACATCCCTCTTTTTCAATCACAAAAATCATTGACTGCAGTAAAACAAGAGTATATTTATCAGCAACGATTGAATAACTCACCTGTGGGACTTGCCAATAGCTTGCGTGGTCTTGGGACAGGAGTACAACATTCCAATTGGAGTTACCTTGATAAAATCGAATGTCCTGTACTTTTGGCCGCAGGGGAATGGGATGAAAAGTTTGTCTTTATTGCTCAGGAAATGAAAAAAAGGATAGAAAAATCGGGTTTTTTCAAAATAAATGGTGCTGGACATGCAATTCATGTGGAACAACCGCGAAAGTTTGGTAAAATAGTAAGTGAGTTTTTATCGAACTAA
- a CDS encoding o-succinylbenzoate--CoA ligase, whose translation MTILPNFLMNRAALTPNRIALEMEDRSVTFLELYRNSLNLAGKLVELGVKRGDRISLFMANSLELVELLFALKNIGAITVLHNLRLTSKELSYQVEDAASRFILVDDERELGLKESKEFMGTQKIVPFSKVLQLKESELTPVEEFSLEEIDTIMYTSGTTGFPKGVKQTYGNHFWSATGSALNMGLHEEDCWLLAVPIFHISGLSILMRSVIYGMRVIIHKRFEAEAVHQDLMERQVSIVSVVTTMLSGLLEQLGSESYPPSFRCMLVGGGPVPKSVLEECMRKSIPVYQTYGMTETCSQIVTLSPDFSMSKVGSAGKALFPCQLKIMLDGMEVEPNETGEIVVKGPNVTTGYYNREESTSEAIQDGWLYTGDLGYVDEEGFLFVVDRRSDLIISGGENVYPAEIEAILVSHPSVKDAGVTGMPDNRWGQVPVAFVVSDGEKELLEEALLSFVREQLAGYKTPKKIYVVERLPRNASNKLMRRELLKMLPGGVGEH comes from the coding sequence ATGACAATATTGCCGAACTTTTTAATGAATCGGGCTGCCTTGACTCCTAATCGTATAGCATTAGAAATGGAAGATAGATCGGTTACTTTTTTAGAGTTATACAGAAATTCATTGAACTTGGCAGGTAAGTTAGTAGAGTTGGGAGTAAAGCGTGGGGACAGGATTTCTCTCTTTATGGCCAATAGCTTGGAACTGGTAGAATTGTTGTTTGCGCTGAAAAATATCGGGGCGATCACTGTATTACATAATTTACGATTAACTTCAAAAGAGCTGTCCTATCAAGTAGAAGACGCAGCATCCCGCTTTATTTTGGTCGATGACGAAAGAGAACTAGGGCTGAAGGAAAGTAAAGAGTTTATGGGAACTCAGAAAATCGTGCCATTTTCAAAAGTACTTCAGCTAAAAGAGAGTGAATTGACTCCAGTAGAAGAATTCTCACTTGAAGAAATTGATACCATCATGTACACAAGTGGTACTACAGGCTTTCCTAAGGGAGTAAAGCAAACCTATGGCAATCACTTTTGGAGTGCTACAGGCTCTGCTTTAAATATGGGGTTGCATGAAGAGGACTGCTGGCTGTTGGCAGTGCCTATTTTTCATATTAGTGGTTTGTCCATCTTAATGAGAAGTGTAATTTATGGGATGAGAGTTATTATCCATAAGCGTTTTGAAGCGGAGGCAGTACATCAGGATTTGATGGAACGGCAAGTTAGCATTGTATCGGTTGTGACGACTATGCTAAGCGGCTTGTTGGAGCAACTTGGTTCAGAATCTTATCCGCCATCGTTTCGATGCATGCTTGTTGGTGGCGGCCCAGTCCCCAAATCGGTTCTGGAAGAGTGCATGAGAAAATCTATTCCTGTCTACCAGACCTATGGCATGACGGAAACCTGCTCACAAATTGTCACCCTCTCTCCTGACTTTTCCATGTCGAAAGTAGGTTCAGCTGGGAAGGCGCTGTTTCCATGTCAGTTGAAGATAATGCTTGACGGAATGGAAGTTGAACCTAATGAAACAGGGGAAATCGTCGTGAAAGGTCCAAACGTAACAACCGGGTATTACAACCGGGAAGAGAGCACGTCTGAGGCAATACAGGACGGATGGTTGTATACAGGGGATTTAGGTTATGTAGATGAGGAAGGTTTTTTGTTTGTAGTAGACAGACGAAGTGATTTAATCATTTCAGGTGGAGAGAATGTCTATCCTGCAGAGATTGAAGCGATTCTTGTTTCCCACCCTTCTGTAAAAGACGCAGGGGTTACTGGTATGCCGGATAATCGGTGGGGACAAGTTCCAGTGGCATTTGTTGTATCCGATGGGGAAAAAGAGCTTTTGGAAGAAGCCTTACTTTCATTTGTGCGCGAGCAGTTAGCAGGTTATAAAACACCTAAAAAAATATATGTGGTAGAACGTTTGCCGAGAAATGCGTCAAATAAGTTAATGCGCAGAGAATTATTGAAAATGTTGCCTGGTGGGGTGGGAGAACATTGA